One part of the Sciurus carolinensis chromosome 6, mSciCar1.2, whole genome shotgun sequence genome encodes these proteins:
- the C1qtnf2 gene encoding complement C1q tumor necrosis factor-related protein 2 isoform X2, translating to MIPWVLLACALPCAADPLLGAFARRDFQKGSPQLVCSLPGPQGPPGPPGAPGPSGMVGRMGFPGKDGQDGQDGDRGDSGEEGPPGRTGNRGKQGPKGKAGAIGRAGPRGPKGVSGTPGKHGTPGKKGPKGKKGEPGLPGPCSCGSGRAKSAFSVAVTKSYPRERLPIKFDKILMNEGGHYNASSGKFVCGVPGIYYFTYDITLANKHLAIGLVHNGQYRIRTFDANTGNHDVASGSTILALKQGDEVWLQIFYSEQNGLFYDPYWTDSLFTGFLIYADREDPNEV from the exons ATGATCCCCTGGGTGCTCTTGGCCTGTGCCCTCCCCTGTGCTGCTGACCCGCTGCTTGGTGCCTTCGCACGCAGGGACTTCCAGAAGGGCTCCCCTCAACTCGTCTGCAGCCTGCCTGGCCCCCAGGGCCCACCTGGCCCCCCAGGAGCCCCAGGGCCTTCAGGAATGGTGGGAAGAATGGGCTTTCCTGGCAAAGACGGCCAGGATGGCCAGGACGGGGACCGGGGGGACAGCGGAGAGGAAG GTCCACCTGGCCGGACAGGTAACCGGGGCAAGCAAGGGCCAAAGGGCAAAGCCGGGGCCATCGGAAGGGCTGGCCCTCGCGGCCCCAAGGGGGTCAGCGGCACCCCTGGGAAGCATGGCACGCCAGGCAAGAAGGGGCCCAAGGGCAAGAAGGGGGAGCCGGGCCTCCCAGGCCCCTGCAGCTGCGGCAGTGGCCGCGCCAAGTCGGCCTTCTCAGTGGCGGTGACCAAGAGCTACCCGCGGGAGCGGCTGCCCATCAAGTTTGACAAGATTCTGATGAACGAGGGTGGTCACTACAACGCGTCCAGCGGCAAGTTCGTCTGCGGCGTGCCGGGGATCTACTACTTCACCTACGACATCACGCTGGCCAACAAGCACCTGGCCATCGGCCTGGTGCACAACGGCCAGTACCGCATCCGGACCTTCGATGCCAACACTGGCAACCACGATGTGGCCTCGGGCTCCACCATCCTGGCGCTCAAGCAGGGTGACGAGGTCTGGCTGCAGATCTTCTACTCGGAGCAGAACGGGCTGTTCTATGACCCGTACTGGACCGACAGCCTCTTCACTGGCTTTCTCATCTATGCCGACAGGGAGGACCCGAATGAGGTGTAG